A region from the Candidatus Poribacteria bacterium genome encodes:
- the rplS gene encoding 50S ribosomal protein L19, whose translation MNLVSIVEQEQIKPLSEIIQARDNNPDFFAGDTVRVNVRIIEGDKERIQTFEGVIMRRHDNGAGSTFTVRRISFGVGCERTFPLYSPRIERIEVVRRGAVRRAKLYYLRERSGKSARIAEKAYRRTSE comes from the coding sequence ATGAATCTCGTGTCGATTGTCGAACAGGAACAGATCAAGCCGCTCTCGGAGATCATCCAGGCGCGCGACAACAACCCCGATTTCTTCGCCGGGGACACCGTGCGCGTCAACGTGCGGATCATCGAAGGCGACAAGGAGCGCATCCAGACGTTCGAGGGTGTCATCATGCGCCGTCACGACAACGGCGCAGGCTCCACCTTCACGGTGCGCCGCATCTCCTTCGGTGTCGGGTGCGAGCGCACCTTCCCGCTCTACTCGCCGCGCATCGAGCGCATCGAGGTCGTCCGTCGCGGCGCTGTCCGGCGAGCCAAGCTCTACTACCTGCGTGAGCGCAGCGGCAAGTCGGCGCGCATCGCTGAGAAGGCGTACCGTCGCACCAGCGAGTAG
- the trmD gene encoding tRNA (guanosine(37)-N1)-methyltransferase TrmD yields MTCDVVTIFPELVTAVGAWGVLRRAQSSGQLALRAVDLRDYTDDRHRTVDDYPYGGEPGMLMKPEPLSRAIRGLSERASAKPRVILMTPQGAPLRQSDCERLSLESHLVIVAGRYKGIDERVCHRLVDEEISVGDYVVSGGELPALILLDAVARILPGVLTDADSALRDSFTDGLLDAAHYTRPATWEGIPVPEVLLSGDPKRISAWRRRDALRRTLLRRPDLLERAVLTDEDLSVLDELRREHGG; encoded by the coding sequence CAGTCATCGGGACAGCTCGCGCTCCGCGCTGTGGACTTGCGCGACTACACGGACGACCGTCATCGCACGGTCGACGATTACCCGTACGGCGGCGAGCCCGGCATGTTGATGAAGCCGGAGCCGCTGTCGCGGGCGATCCGGGGGCTATCGGAGAGAGCGAGCGCCAAGCCCCGAGTCATCCTGATGACGCCTCAGGGGGCTCCGCTTCGGCAGTCCGACTGCGAGCGGCTTTCTCTTGAAAGCCATCTCGTGATCGTCGCCGGACGGTATAAAGGCATCGATGAGCGAGTTTGCCACCGCCTCGTCGACGAGGAGATCTCGGTCGGCGACTACGTCGTGAGCGGGGGCGAGCTCCCGGCTCTGATCCTGCTGGATGCTGTGGCGCGCATACTGCCCGGCGTGCTGACCGACGCAGACTCGGCGCTGCGCGACTCGTTCACGGATGGACTACTGGACGCGGCGCACTACACGCGCCCGGCGACGTGGGAAGGGATTCCGGTTCCGGAGGTGCTCCTCAGCGGCGACCCGAAGCGCATCAGTGCGTGGCGACGCCGCGACGCTCTCCGGCGCACATTGCTCAGACGACCCGATTTGCTCGAACGCGCTGTCCTGACGGACGAAGACCTGTCCGTGCTGGACGAGCTCCGGCGCGAGCACGGCGGTTAG